In one window of Burkholderia sp. NRF60-BP8 DNA:
- a CDS encoding RNA polymerase sigma-70 factor yields the protein MTPDDARTFHALRPRLQKIAYRMLGSVADAEDIVQDVWLRWHDAARDSIENAEAWLVAVTTRTSIDRLRAAKLRREHYTGIWLPEPELGESPATPEEMTERANDVSVAYLLLLERLTPEARAAFLLHEVFEFDYDRIADAIGKTEAACRQLVSRARARLRDDTLPRHAVPHETHRRLLKTFTQALAQGDFPSIQALLAEDAMLIGDGGGHVQSFPKPMVGGRRIAQLFYATWLRCGSGVEMRPVVLNGQWALLRFIDGRLEAAMAFETDGTRIGRILVQRNPDKLARIAAASAAG from the coding sequence GTGACGCCCGACGACGCACGAACTTTCCACGCGCTGCGCCCGCGCCTGCAGAAGATCGCGTACCGGATGCTCGGTTCCGTCGCGGATGCCGAGGACATCGTGCAGGACGTGTGGCTGCGCTGGCACGACGCGGCGCGCGACAGCATCGAGAACGCCGAGGCGTGGCTCGTCGCGGTCACGACGCGGACGTCGATCGATCGCCTGCGCGCGGCGAAGCTCCGGCGCGAGCACTATACGGGTATCTGGCTGCCCGAACCGGAGCTCGGCGAATCGCCCGCGACGCCCGAGGAAATGACGGAGCGCGCGAACGACGTGTCGGTGGCGTACCTGCTGTTGCTCGAACGGCTGACGCCGGAAGCGCGCGCGGCGTTCCTGCTGCACGAAGTCTTCGAGTTCGACTATGACCGGATCGCCGACGCGATCGGCAAGACCGAAGCCGCGTGCCGGCAGCTCGTCAGCCGGGCCCGGGCGCGGCTGCGCGACGATACCCTGCCGCGGCATGCGGTGCCGCACGAAACGCATCGCCGGCTCCTGAAGACGTTCACGCAGGCGCTCGCGCAAGGCGACTTCCCGTCGATCCAGGCACTGCTCGCCGAAGATGCGATGCTGATCGGCGACGGCGGCGGTCACGTCCAGAGCTTCCCGAAACCGATGGTCGGCGGCCGGCGCATCGCTCAACTGTTCTATGCGACGTGGTTGCGCTGCGGCAGCGGTGTCGAGATGCGGCCGGTCGTGCTCAACGGCCAGTGGGCGCTGCTGCGCTTCATCGACGGGCGGCTCGAAGCGGCGATGGCGTTCGAGACCGACGGTACGCGCATCGGCCGGATTCTCGTGCAGCGCAACCCCGACAAGCTCGCCCGGATCGCGGCTGCCTCCGCCGCCGGCTGA
- a CDS encoding carbon starvation CstA family protein — MNRASSTLLWIAVALLGAFAFGTIALAHGERVSALWIVIAAVCVYLIAYRFYSRFIASKVMQLDGLRMTPAVKYNDGLDYVPTNKYVLFGHHFAAIAGAGPLVGPVLAAQMGYTPGMLWILAGVVFAGAVQDFIVLFISTRRDGRSLGDLVKMELGTVPGVIALFGAFLIMVIILAVLALIVVKALTNSPWGTFTVAATIPIALFMGVYTRFIRPGRIGEVSIIGFVLLMASIAFGQHVHDSPTLAAWFTFSGTQLTWILIGYGFVASVLPVWLLLAPRDYLSTFLKIGTILGLAIGILVVAPELKMPALTKFVDGTGPVWSGNLFPFLFITIACGAVSGFHALISSGTTPKLIDNETNARFIGYGAMLMESFVAIMALVAACVIEPGIYFAMNAPAAVLGSTPEAVANTVTQWGFVLTPDMLTQTAKAVGETTIIARAGGAPTLAVGMAHILHQVIGGEAMMAFWYHFAILFEALFILTAVDAGTRAGRFMLQDLLGTFHPALKRTESLPANLVATALCVAAWGYFLYQGVVDPLGGINTLWPLFGISNQMLAAIALVLGTVVLFKMKRERYAWVTIVPTAWLLICTLTAGWQKIFDANPKVSFLAHAAKLQAAVDEGKVLAPAKSIAQMKRIIFNDYIDAALAGLFIFVVVSIAVYGLIAVLRARREAKPTVRETPYEAMPAAQALGSGR; from the coding sequence ATGAATCGGGCTTCCAGTACCCTGCTCTGGATCGCGGTCGCGCTGCTCGGCGCGTTCGCATTCGGCACGATCGCGCTTGCACACGGCGAGCGCGTCAGTGCCCTCTGGATCGTGATCGCCGCAGTCTGCGTGTATCTGATCGCGTATCGCTTCTACAGCCGTTTCATCGCCAGCAAGGTCATGCAGCTCGACGGGCTGCGGATGACGCCGGCGGTCAAGTACAACGACGGCCTCGACTACGTGCCGACCAACAAGTACGTGTTGTTCGGCCATCACTTCGCCGCGATCGCCGGCGCCGGGCCGCTGGTCGGCCCCGTGCTCGCCGCGCAGATGGGCTACACGCCCGGCATGCTGTGGATCCTGGCCGGCGTCGTGTTCGCCGGCGCGGTGCAGGACTTCATCGTGCTGTTCATCTCGACGCGCCGCGACGGCCGCTCGCTCGGCGACCTCGTCAAGATGGAACTCGGCACGGTGCCCGGCGTGATCGCGCTGTTCGGCGCGTTCCTGATCATGGTGATCATCCTCGCGGTGCTCGCGCTGATCGTCGTGAAGGCGCTGACCAATTCGCCGTGGGGTACGTTCACCGTCGCCGCGACGATTCCGATCGCGCTGTTCATGGGCGTCTATACGCGCTTCATCCGTCCGGGCCGCATCGGCGAAGTGTCGATCATCGGCTTCGTGCTGCTGATGGCGTCGATCGCGTTCGGTCAGCACGTGCACGATTCGCCGACCCTCGCCGCGTGGTTCACGTTCAGCGGCACGCAGCTCACGTGGATCCTGATCGGCTACGGCTTCGTCGCGTCGGTGCTGCCGGTGTGGCTGCTGCTCGCGCCGCGCGACTACCTGTCGACGTTCCTGAAGATCGGCACGATCCTCGGCCTTGCGATCGGCATCCTGGTCGTCGCACCGGAGCTGAAGATGCCCGCGCTGACGAAGTTCGTCGACGGCACCGGCCCCGTGTGGTCGGGCAACCTGTTTCCGTTCCTGTTCATCACGATCGCGTGCGGCGCGGTGTCGGGCTTCCACGCGCTGATCTCGTCGGGCACGACGCCGAAGCTGATCGACAACGAAACCAACGCGCGCTTCATCGGTTATGGCGCGATGCTGATGGAATCGTTCGTCGCGATCATGGCGCTGGTGGCCGCGTGCGTGATCGAGCCGGGCATCTACTTCGCGATGAACGCACCGGCCGCCGTGCTCGGCTCGACGCCGGAAGCCGTCGCGAACACCGTCACGCAATGGGGCTTCGTGCTGACGCCCGACATGCTCACGCAGACCGCGAAGGCCGTCGGCGAAACGACGATCATCGCGCGCGCGGGCGGCGCGCCGACGCTGGCCGTCGGCATGGCGCACATCCTGCACCAGGTGATCGGCGGCGAAGCGATGATGGCGTTCTGGTATCACTTCGCGATCCTGTTCGAGGCGCTGTTCATCCTGACGGCCGTCGATGCGGGCACGCGTGCGGGACGCTTCATGCTGCAGGATCTGCTCGGCACGTTCCACCCGGCGCTCAAGCGCACCGAATCGCTGCCGGCGAACCTCGTCGCCACCGCGCTGTGCGTGGCTGCGTGGGGCTACTTCCTGTACCAGGGCGTGGTCGATCCGCTCGGCGGCATCAACACGCTGTGGCCGCTGTTCGGCATCTCGAACCAGATGCTCGCCGCGATCGCGCTGGTGCTCGGCACCGTCGTGCTGTTCAAGATGAAGCGCGAGCGCTATGCGTGGGTGACGATCGTGCCGACCGCGTGGCTGCTGATCTGCACGCTGACGGCAGGCTGGCAGAAGATTTTCGACGCGAACCCGAAGGTCAGCTTCCTCGCGCACGCCGCGAAGCTGCAGGCCGCGGTGGACGAAGGCAAGGTGCTCGCGCCGGCGAAGTCGATCGCGCAGATGAAGCGCATCATCTTCAACGACTACATCGATGCGGCGCTGGCCGGGCTGTTCATCTTCGTCGTGGTCAGCATCGCGGTATACGGGCTGATCGCCGTGCTGCGCGCGCGCCGCGAAGCGAAGCCGACCGTGCGCGAGACGCCGTACGAAGCGATGCCGGCCGCGCAGGCGCTCGGCAGCGGACGATAA
- a CDS encoding cupin domain-containing protein, whose amino-acid sequence MIRKTHVIASALVVASAATDAARAAPSAIVTPLMTKPLDAYPGKEALMISVEYPPGAVDPVHRHHADAFVYVVEGSIVMQVKGSEPVTLKPGDTFYEGPNDLHTVGRNASRTRPAKFIVLLLKDKGAPVLVPEK is encoded by the coding sequence ATGATTCGCAAGACACACGTGATCGCGTCCGCGCTCGTCGTCGCGAGCGCCGCGACCGACGCCGCTCGCGCGGCGCCCTCGGCCATCGTCACGCCGCTGATGACGAAGCCGCTCGACGCGTACCCGGGCAAGGAAGCGCTGATGATCTCAGTCGAGTATCCGCCCGGCGCGGTCGATCCCGTCCACCGCCACCACGCCGACGCGTTCGTCTATGTGGTCGAGGGTTCGATCGTGATGCAGGTGAAGGGCAGCGAGCCCGTCACGCTGAAGCCGGGCGACACCTTCTACGAGGGCCCGAACGACTTGCACACGGTCGGACGCAACGCGAGCCGGACCCGGCCCGCGAAGTTCATCGTGCTGCTGTTGAAGGACAAGGGCGCACCCGTGCTCGTGCCGGAAAAATAG
- the dapF gene encoding diaminopimelate epimerase — MPIGFQKMNANGDDFVIVDLRGREHDPAQRIDRDLVRRMGDRRRGIGFNQLAAISNDDDAAARVAFWNPDGSALDTCGSATRGVAWKLMRETGAASVVLRTNRGRLHCAQAADGLIEVEMGAPRLGWQDVPLSEAVDTLALPLPGAPAACSMGNPHCTFFVDDVAALDIEALGPPIEAHPLFPLKTNVHFVQVLSRTHVRLRIWERGGGVPLGSGSCSCGAVVNGVRRGLLDDTVRVTCDGGDVTVRWDGAGSAFLSGPVTFGFDGVWL, encoded by the coding sequence ATGCCGATCGGATTTCAGAAGATGAACGCGAATGGCGATGACTTCGTCATCGTCGACCTGCGCGGCCGGGAACACGATCCCGCGCAGCGCATCGATCGCGACCTCGTGCGGCGCATGGGCGACCGGCGTCGCGGCATCGGCTTCAACCAGCTCGCGGCGATCTCGAACGACGACGACGCAGCCGCGCGCGTCGCGTTCTGGAATCCCGACGGCTCGGCGCTCGATACCTGCGGCAGCGCGACGCGCGGCGTCGCATGGAAGCTGATGCGGGAAACCGGCGCGGCGTCGGTCGTGCTGCGCACGAATCGCGGGCGCCTGCACTGTGCGCAGGCGGCGGATGGGCTGATCGAGGTCGAAATGGGCGCGCCGCGGCTCGGCTGGCAGGACGTGCCGCTCTCGGAAGCCGTCGACACGCTCGCGCTGCCGCTGCCCGGTGCGCCGGCCGCCTGCAGCATGGGCAATCCGCACTGCACGTTCTTCGTCGACGACGTCGCTGCGCTCGACATCGAAGCGCTCGGCCCGCCGATCGAAGCGCATCCGCTGTTTCCGCTGAAGACCAACGTCCATTTCGTGCAGGTCCTCAGCCGCACGCATGTCCGTCTACGTATCTGGGAACGCGGCGGCGGCGTGCCGCTCGGCTCCGGCTCGTGTTCGTGCGGCGCGGTGGTCAACGGCGTCCGGCGCGGGCTGCTCGACGACACCGTGCGGGTGACGTGCGACGGCGGCGACGTCACCGTTCGATGGGACGGCGCAGGCAGCGCGTTCCTGAGCGGGCCGGTGACGTTCGGGTTCGACGGAGTGTGGCTGTGA
- a CDS encoding carboxymuconolactone decarboxylase family protein, translated as MTQRINYIQQSPELFKKFLELSNQLRNSAIEESIRDLVSLRASQINGCAFCVDMHVKEARIHGERELRLHHLTTWRESTLFSPRERAALAWTEVLTTLPEHGVPDDLYDRVRGQFSEKELSDLTFEVMAINGWNRANVAFRTVPGSSDKAFGLDKANLA; from the coding sequence ATGACGCAGCGTATCAACTACATTCAACAGTCGCCCGAGCTGTTCAAGAAATTCCTCGAACTCAGCAATCAGCTGCGCAACAGCGCGATCGAGGAATCGATCCGGGATCTCGTGTCGCTCCGCGCATCCCAGATCAACGGCTGCGCGTTCTGCGTCGACATGCACGTGAAGGAAGCGCGCATCCACGGCGAGCGCGAGCTGCGTCTGCACCATCTGACGACGTGGCGCGAATCGACGCTCTTCTCGCCGCGCGAGCGGGCCGCGCTCGCATGGACCGAAGTCCTGACGACACTGCCCGAGCACGGCGTACCGGACGACCTTTACGATCGCGTGCGCGGCCAGTTCTCCGAGAAGGAATTGTCGGACCTGACCTTCGAAGTGATGGCGATCAACGGCTGGAACCGCGCGAACGTCGCGTTCCGGACCGTGCCGGGCTCGTCCGACAAGGCGTTCGGCCTCGACAAGGCGAATCTCGCCTGA